One stretch of Musicola paradisiaca NCPPB 2511 DNA includes these proteins:
- the hisS gene encoding histidine--tRNA ligase, whose protein sequence is MAKNIQAIRGMNDYLPADTALWQRIEDSLKQVLRNYGYSEIRTPLVEQTPLFKRAIGEVTDVVEKEMYTFDDRNDESLTLRPEGTAGCVRAGIEHGILYNQEQRLWYLGPMFRYERPQKGRYRQFHQMGCEVFGLKGPDIDAELILLTARWWRVLGIDQHVSLELNSIGSLEARARYRDALIAFLEQHKEQLDEDCLRRMYTNPLRVLDSKNPQVQALLDGAPVMVDYLDEESREHFNGLCELLTQSGITYTINPRLVRGLDYYNRTVFEWVTSSLGSQGTVCGGGRYDGMVEQLGGAATPAVGFAMGMERLVLLVQTINPAFTVQSGVDAYLISSGAGTQQAAIRLAEELRDALPWLKLMTNYGGGNFKKQFARADKSGARVALVLGENEVAAGQVVVKNLTSGEQEALAQSDVVARLAALLE, encoded by the coding sequence GTGGCAAAGAATATCCAGGCCATTCGCGGTATGAACGACTACCTGCCCGCCGATACGGCGTTGTGGCAGCGTATTGAAGATAGTTTGAAACAGGTTCTCCGCAACTACGGCTATAGTGAAATCCGTACTCCTCTCGTCGAGCAGACCCCGCTGTTCAAACGTGCCATCGGCGAAGTGACCGATGTGGTGGAAAAAGAGATGTACACCTTTGACGATCGCAATGACGAGAGTCTAACCCTGCGCCCAGAGGGAACCGCGGGGTGCGTTCGCGCCGGGATTGAACACGGGATTTTGTACAATCAGGAACAGCGTCTGTGGTATCTCGGCCCCATGTTCCGTTATGAACGTCCGCAGAAAGGGCGGTATCGCCAGTTTCATCAGATGGGCTGTGAAGTGTTCGGCCTGAAAGGCCCGGATATTGATGCGGAACTCATCCTGCTGACTGCCCGCTGGTGGCGAGTGCTGGGTATCGACCAGCATGTCAGTCTGGAGCTCAACTCCATTGGTTCTTTGGAAGCGAGGGCTCGCTATCGTGATGCGCTGATTGCGTTCCTTGAACAACACAAGGAGCAGTTGGACGAGGACTGTCTGCGCCGTATGTATACCAATCCGCTGCGGGTGTTGGATTCCAAAAACCCGCAAGTGCAGGCTTTGCTCGATGGCGCGCCGGTGATGGTCGATTATTTGGATGAGGAATCCAGAGAACATTTCAATGGCTTATGTGAACTTTTAACGCAGTCTGGCATCACATATACGATTAATCCGCGTCTGGTGCGTGGGTTGGACTATTACAACCGCACCGTTTTCGAATGGGTGACGTCTAGCCTGGGTTCCCAGGGGACGGTGTGCGGTGGTGGTCGTTACGACGGCATGGTGGAGCAACTGGGTGGCGCTGCTACGCCGGCGGTAGGCTTTGCGATGGGCATGGAGCGTCTGGTGCTATTGGTGCAGACCATCAATCCTGCATTCACCGTGCAGTCAGGCGTTGATGCGTATCTGATCTCTTCGGGAGCAGGAACGCAGCAGGCGGCCATTCGGCTGGCGGAAGAATTGCGCGATGCTCTGCCCTGGCTGAAATTGATGACCAACTACGGCGGTGGTAATTTCAAAAAACAATTTGCCCGTGCGGATAAGAGCGGTGCCCGGGTGGCGCTGGTGCTGGGTGAAAATGAGGTCGCCGCCGGGCAAGTGGTGGTGAAGAATCTGACCAGTGGTGAACAGGAAGCCCTGGCACAGTCGGATGTCGTTGCACGTCTGGCTGCATTACTGGAGTGA
- the ispG gene encoding flavodoxin-dependent (E)-4-hydroxy-3-methylbut-2-enyl-diphosphate synthase, with protein sequence MHNPAPIVRRKSKRIYVGKVPVGDGAPIAVQSMTNTRTTDVEATVKQIRSLERVGVDIVRVSVPTMDAAEAFKLIKQQVDVPLVADIHFDYRIALKVAEYGVDCLRINPGNIGNEERIRSVVDCARDKNIPIRIGVNAGSLEKDLQEKYGEPTPEALLESAMRHVDILDRLNFDTFKVSVKASDVFLAVQSYRLLASRIDQPLHLGITEAGGARSGAVKSAIGLGMLLSEGIGDTLRVSLAADPVEEVKVGFDILKSLRIRSRGINFIACPTCSRQEFDVIGTVNALEQRLEDIITPMDVSIIGCVVNGPGEALVSTLGVTGGNRKSGFYEDGVRQRERFDNEQMIEQLEAKIRAKAAMLDEKQRIEVNVVDK encoded by the coding sequence ATGCATAACCCAGCACCCATCGTCCGTCGCAAATCAAAGCGGATTTACGTCGGTAAGGTGCCTGTCGGTGATGGGGCGCCGATTGCCGTGCAGTCGATGACCAATACCCGTACCACCGATGTTGAGGCTACGGTTAAACAGATCCGGTCGCTGGAGCGTGTGGGCGTTGATATCGTCCGTGTTTCCGTTCCCACGATGGATGCGGCGGAAGCATTTAAACTGATCAAACAGCAGGTCGATGTGCCTCTGGTGGCGGACATCCACTTTGACTATCGCATTGCGCTGAAAGTGGCGGAGTACGGCGTTGATTGCCTGCGCATCAACCCCGGCAATATCGGCAATGAAGAACGTATCCGTTCTGTGGTGGACTGCGCTCGCGACAAAAATATTCCCATCCGTATCGGCGTAAACGCCGGCTCTTTGGAAAAGGATTTGCAAGAAAAGTACGGCGAGCCGACGCCTGAGGCGCTGTTGGAGTCCGCCATGCGTCATGTGGACATTCTGGATCGCCTGAATTTCGATACGTTTAAAGTCAGTGTAAAAGCGTCGGACGTTTTTCTGGCGGTACAGTCCTATCGTTTATTGGCTTCCCGTATTGACCAGCCTTTACACCTCGGGATTACCGAAGCGGGCGGCGCTCGCAGCGGTGCGGTGAAATCGGCGATCGGCCTCGGTATGTTGTTGTCGGAAGGTATCGGCGATACGCTGCGGGTTTCTCTGGCGGCTGATCCGGTTGAAGAAGTAAAAGTCGGGTTCGACATTCTTAAATCGCTTCGTATCCGTTCCCGCGGCATCAATTTCATTGCTTGTCCAACCTGCTCCCGTCAGGAATTTGACGTGATTGGTACGGTCAACGCGCTGGAACAGCGCCTGGAAGACATTATCACGCCGATGGATGTTTCCATCATCGGCTGTGTAGTGAATGGGCCGGGAGAAGCGCTGGTCTCTACGCTGGGCGTGACCGGCGGCAACAGGAAAAGCGGCTTTTACGAAGACGGCGTGCGCCAGAGAGAACGTTTTGATAACGAGCAGATGATCGAGCAGCTGGAAGCTAAAATCCGTGCGAAGGCCGCCATGCTGGATGAAAAACAGCGCATCGAAGTGAATGTCGTGGATAAATAA
- the rodZ gene encoding cytoskeleton protein RodZ, producing MNTEATQDNTASTTVTPGERLRQAREQLGLTQQVVAERLCLKLTTVREIEDNNTPAGLAPTFLRGYIRSYAKLVHIPEEELLPMLEKHVVPSRTSTVAAMPGTALGKTRKKRDGWLMMFTWLILLGVLGLTVAWWWQNHQAQQREINSMVEHANAPQSGKMVQDTDGTSDPEPVDTEDNNAGDTASRIPETSVAAAGMPVQPAAGDTSARAVVAPSQASVQPLLSPAAVAPATATATDAAAPNSVIMRFSADCWLEVVDATGKKLFSGVQRSGGVLNLVGQPPYRLKIGAPGAVQVEFQGKPVDLSRFVKSHQVARITLSEQQ from the coding sequence ATGAATACTGAAGCCACTCAAGATAATACTGCGTCAACCACAGTAACTCCCGGTGAACGTCTGCGTCAGGCCCGTGAGCAGTTAGGGCTCACTCAACAGGTTGTTGCCGAGCGCCTGTGTCTCAAATTGACCACCGTCCGTGAAATCGAAGACAACAACACGCCTGCTGGCCTTGCGCCGACTTTCCTTCGCGGTTATATCCGTTCTTACGCCAAACTGGTGCATATTCCGGAAGAGGAATTGTTGCCCATGTTGGAAAAGCATGTGGTGCCTAGCCGAACCTCGACTGTCGCGGCCATGCCCGGTACTGCACTGGGTAAGACGCGCAAGAAGCGTGATGGCTGGTTGATGATGTTCACCTGGCTGATTCTGTTAGGGGTACTCGGGTTGACGGTCGCCTGGTGGTGGCAAAACCATCAGGCTCAGCAGCGTGAAATTAACTCCATGGTCGAGCACGCCAACGCGCCTCAGTCCGGGAAAATGGTGCAGGATACTGATGGTACGAGTGATCCTGAACCGGTAGATACCGAAGATAACAATGCTGGTGATACGGCCAGTCGTATACCTGAGACGTCTGTTGCAGCGGCCGGCATGCCCGTTCAGCCGGCGGCAGGCGACACAAGCGCTCGTGCAGTTGTCGCACCCAGCCAAGCGTCGGTTCAACCATTGCTCAGCCCGGCCGCAGTTGCGCCAGCTACGGCAACGGCTACGGACGCGGCGGCGCCAAATAGCGTCATCATGCGTTTTTCTGCCGATTGCTGGCTGGAAGTCGTGGATGCGACGGGCAAAAAACTGTTCAGCGGCGTTCAGCGCAGCGGCGGGGTACTGAATCTGGTAGGTCAACCGCCCTATCGTTTGAAAATTGGCGCGCCAGGTGCCGTCCAGGTTGAATTTCAGGGCAAGCCGGTAGATCTGAGTCGTTTTGTCAAAAGCCATCAGGTTGCTCGTATCACGCTGTCGGAACAGCAGTAA
- the pilW gene encoding type IV pilus biogenesis/stability protein PilW, producing the protein MKGIYGRLWAAVVVLLAGCTHSPPQTAATALSQTRLQLGMEYLARNNLAAARDNLQKAEQVAPDDYRIQLGMALYERRIGENQAAERRYRHLLQRMPENGSVLNNYGAFLCSLGQYVEAQRQFVAVLQLSDYNQVAEATENAGYCFLNAGHPDEARRWLGQALKRDPSKGTRLLAEAESRLDAGQHEQALLLLKVYQAGLSATEESLWLQIRFAALANHHDEVKRYGALLARSFPQSKQYQQFLANEY; encoded by the coding sequence ATGAAAGGGATATATGGGCGGCTGTGGGCCGCTGTTGTCGTGTTGCTTGCGGGGTGCACCCATTCGCCGCCGCAGACAGCCGCAACGGCGCTGTCACAAACGCGACTCCAGCTCGGAATGGAGTATCTGGCTCGTAATAATCTGGCGGCGGCGCGGGATAATCTGCAGAAGGCGGAGCAGGTCGCGCCGGACGATTATCGAATTCAACTGGGCATGGCGCTTTACGAGCGGCGAATTGGCGAGAATCAGGCCGCAGAGCGGCGTTATCGGCACTTGCTGCAACGGATGCCTGAGAATGGCAGCGTCCTGAATAATTACGGTGCGTTTCTCTGTAGTTTAGGGCAGTATGTTGAAGCGCAGAGGCAGTTCGTCGCTGTATTGCAACTTTCTGATTACAATCAGGTTGCTGAGGCGACTGAGAATGCAGGATACTGCTTCCTCAATGCCGGCCATCCTGATGAGGCCCGCAGGTGGCTCGGCCAGGCGCTAAAGCGTGATCCGTCAAAAGGCACCCGGTTGTTGGCTGAAGCGGAAAGCCGACTCGACGCCGGGCAACACGAGCAGGCGCTACTGCTCTTGAAGGTTTATCAGGCTGGGCTTTCGGCTACCGAAGAAAGTCTATGGCTGCAAATCCGTTTCGCCGCGCTGGCGAATCATCATGACGAGGTAAAACGTTATGGCGCATTGCTGGCGCGAAGTTTTCCACAATCCAAACAGTACCAGCAGTTTTTAGCTAATGAATACTGA
- a CDS encoding bifunctional tRNA (adenosine(37)-C2)-methyltransferase TrmG/ribosomal RNA large subunit methyltransferase RlmN: MSEHIVSPAVMASETAIVNEKTDGKINLLDLNRQQMRAFFAALGEKPFRADQVMKWIYHYCCDDFNQMTDINKALRTRLQAIAEIRAPDVVDEQRSSDGTIKWAILVDGQRVETVYIPEDDRATLCVSSQVGCALECKFCSTAQQGFNRNLRVSEIIGQVWRAAKIIGAAKVTGQRPITNVVMMGMGEPLLNLTNVVPAMEIMLDDFGFGLSKRRVTLSTSGVVPALDKLGDMIDVALAISLHAPTDEIRNEIMPINKKYDIETFLAAVRRYLDKSNANQGRVTVEYVMLDHINDGTEHAHQLAECLKDTPCKINLIPWNPFPGAPYGRSSNSRVDRFSKVLMEYGFTTIVRKTRGDDIDAACGQLAGEVVDRTKRTLKKKMAEGSTIAVKSI, from the coding sequence ATGTCTGAACACATCGTATCCCCCGCCGTCATGGCGTCTGAAACCGCCATCGTTAATGAAAAAACAGATGGAAAAATCAACCTGTTGGATCTCAATCGTCAGCAGATGCGCGCCTTTTTCGCCGCGTTGGGAGAAAAACCCTTTCGTGCCGATCAGGTGATGAAGTGGATCTATCACTACTGTTGCGACGATTTTAACCAGATGACCGACATCAATAAGGCGCTGCGTACCCGATTGCAGGCGATTGCGGAAATTCGCGCGCCTGATGTGGTGGACGAACAGCGCTCGTCCGATGGCACCATCAAGTGGGCTATTCTGGTCGACGGGCAGCGGGTGGAGACGGTTTATATTCCGGAAGACGATCGTGCGACGTTGTGTGTTTCTTCGCAGGTTGGATGCGCGTTGGAATGCAAATTCTGTTCTACCGCGCAACAGGGGTTCAACCGTAATCTGCGTGTTTCGGAAATCATCGGTCAGGTATGGCGCGCGGCAAAAATTATTGGCGCGGCCAAGGTGACTGGACAGCGACCTATCACCAACGTGGTCATGATGGGCATGGGCGAACCTTTGTTGAATTTGACCAATGTTGTGCCGGCGATGGAAATCATGCTGGATGATTTTGGTTTCGGCCTGTCTAAGCGGCGCGTCACGCTGTCCACGTCCGGCGTGGTGCCGGCGCTGGATAAGTTAGGGGACATGATCGACGTGGCGCTGGCGATTTCCCTGCATGCGCCGACGGATGAAATCCGTAATGAAATCATGCCGATCAACAAGAAGTATGATATTGAAACCTTCCTGGCGGCAGTTCGGCGTTATCTGGATAAGTCCAATGCGAATCAAGGGCGTGTGACGGTGGAGTATGTCATGCTGGATCATATCAATGACGGTACGGAACATGCCCATCAGTTGGCCGAATGCCTGAAGGATACACCCTGCAAAATCAACCTAATCCCCTGGAATCCGTTCCCCGGCGCACCTTACGGCCGCAGTTCCAACAGCCGTGTCGATCGTTTTTCCAAAGTGCTGATGGAATATGGCTTCACGACCATTGTACGCAAGACGCGCGGCGACGATATTGATGCGGCCTGCGGGCAGTTGGCGGGGGAGGTCGTTGACCGTACCAAACGCACACTGAAGAAAAAAATGGCCGAAGGAAGCACGATCGCTGTGAAAAGCATCTAA
- the ndk gene encoding nucleoside-diphosphate kinase, whose product MTVERTFSIIKPNAVAKNVIGAIYARFESAGFKIVAAKMLHLTRDQAEGFYAEHQGKPFFDGLVSFMTSGPVVVQVLEGENAVQRHRDIMGATNPANALAGTLRADYADSFTENAVHGSDSVASAEREIAYFFSADEICPRTR is encoded by the coding sequence ATGACGGTAGAACGTACCTTTTCGATTATCAAACCAAATGCCGTAGCCAAGAATGTCATCGGCGCCATTTACGCACGTTTCGAGAGCGCCGGATTCAAGATTGTCGCTGCTAAAATGCTGCATTTGACACGCGATCAGGCGGAAGGTTTTTATGCCGAGCATCAGGGCAAACCGTTCTTCGACGGTTTGGTTTCCTTTATGACCTCCGGACCTGTGGTGGTACAGGTGCTGGAAGGGGAAAACGCGGTACAGCGCCATCGCGATATTATGGGCGCGACCAATCCCGCTAATGCACTGGCTGGCACGCTCCGCGCCGATTACGCAGACAGTTTTACTGAAAATGCCGTTCACGGTTCGGATTCCGTCGCGTCCGCCGAGCGTGAAATCGCCTATTTCTTCAGCGCCGACGAGATTTGTCCGCGTACCCGCTAA